CTGGCTGAGCCACAGGATGGCATCCCACTTCAATTAAAGTATCCTGATGGCCATATCATTAGGAGAAGATTTTACCTCACACACCCAATTCAGGTATTCAAGCTACTAACATCAATACATAATTTGATTTCctttaaaatttataattttacaaggcaatgttgtattttaatatctcagtatatttctttttttttttaagcacctgTTTGACTTTGTTGGCTCGGATGAGATGGCAACAGAGGAGTTCTTCATCCAGAGGGCCATGGCGCCACGAATCAGGAGTACTACTACATCAATGAGTCCTGCACCGTTTTTGTAACCTGGGATGATGTAATGGACAACACAGACATTGATGTGAGACTCATAACTATGAAATTCAAAACCTTATTAAATTCTATTTAGGAGTTTACTTTGGctttttaattttgttctgtCAGCACACCCTGGTTCCTATAGAGAACATGCATGAGAACGACTCATCTGGGTACTTGGATAGAACTGTCGGCTCACCAGATTTTACTCATGTTAATGACACTAATGGCACTAATGAGTAAGTGGAAGTTTCCtactttattattaatgtattgttcattgattTGCTGGCAGGCCGGGTGCTGCATATAGATTCAAGATAATATGCTAGCCCATCTGTTTTGGATATTGCAAAGCCTCACCTGCAATATGTTTTATTAACTGCTACTGCTTAAGAATATAACTGTCCATGTATtggttttaatttactgttatgcTTTATTTTTCTAGACCAGATCTGAAAACATTACTGGCCACCCTAGTATCGAATGTATGTATTGAAGAGACGCCTAGCAGTAACATGATAAATATATGCAGACAAAACGTAACGGATGGTGCTGTGCGAGCCTTTGCAAGGAGAACCTTTACCCCAGAGGCCAAATTAAGTGTTGTCTTTATGGATGACTTCAATCAAGCGGAGGGTGCAGTGGATGAGGGTGGGCCTAAACGGGAGTTTTTCAGACTCCTTATGGTAGCTCTCAAGGAACGCTCTCTTTTTACAGGGCCACAGAATAATAAGAATCTGTCTCTGGATAGCCGTGGTTAGTATTCACATATGATCTGCTCTTTTTACaaacttaaattatatttatgccTTTTCAAATGTAGATTtcaatttataattgttttatgcaATTATTTCCCACACTCTTActgatagaaaaataataattttccgtTTTTCAACACTTTTATTTTTGCAGCATTACAGAGAGGTCTGTACCGAATATATGGAATAATGATTGCGGTGGCACTCGTGCATGGAGGGTTGTttccttccttcttttctgagaggCTTTACCAAAACCTGTGCTCTATTCCATCATCATTACCCACTCTTGAAGAAATCACTGATCTGGATTTGCAGTGGAAATTAAAAAAGGTATGACAATCTTAATTATTCAAGACAATAATGTAGGTATCACAAACTCCAACTTCTACTAATAAACTGTACATGACAAAGATCAGTGAGGCAGAAGATATTACAGCAGCTAGGGATGCCATTATGGAAGCTGCAGATAGCCTATCCTTGTCGGGGTCCCTGGGGCATATCACCACCATGGAGGAACGGGACCAGTTAGTTCAGGCAGCCATTACTTTCTATGTGGAAGGAAGGACTGAAGAAGCCTTACTACAGTAAGT
Above is a genomic segment from Carassius carassius chromosome 30, fCarCar2.1, whole genome shotgun sequence containing:
- the LOC132111237 gene encoding G2/M phase-specific E3 ubiquitin-protein ligase-like — translated: MHENDSSGYLDRTVGSPDFTHVNDTNGTNEPDLKTLLATLVSNVCIEETPSSNMINICRQNVTDGAVRAFARRTFTPEAKLSVVFMDDFNQAEGAVDEGGPKREFFRLLMVALKERSLFTGPQNNKNLSLDSRALQRGLYRIYGIMIAVALVHGGLFPSFFSERLYQNLCSIPSSLPTLEEITDLDLQWKLKKISEAEDITAARDAIMEAADSLSLSGSLGHITTMEERDQLVQAAITFYVEGRTEEALLQFAEGLSTLGLLDMMKIHHSAFKTAFCSSDKPLKATDLMILFPSWKQSVATGNKS